One genomic segment of Culturomica massiliensis includes these proteins:
- a CDS encoding DUF3472 domain-containing protein, with product MKTFLGLLLLFLSIHLPGQARNNDLRILIGGNAYVTAYQDGAKITDNGILNWTDPSSVISIFFYAGEAGSFDLSVFGKGHSRIKVSCNGQNRPITLNSDYYTAIPAGTFQISSPGYVRIDLQGLSKEEASFGIIRELIVSELKGETHYVNNFSSYWGRRGPSVHLSYTMPTETTEWFYNEITVPKEGEILHSYYMANGFGEGYFGIQYNSPTERRVLFSVWSPFNTQDPNEIPEEDKIKVLRRGEDVHIGEFGNEGSGGQSYLIYNWKAGTTYKFLTHIKPDGKGNTIYTAYFYATDENRWRLIASFLRPKTDTWYTRAHSFLENFNPEQGYLARSVQFSNQWALGQDGIWREMTEAGFTYDATANAGVRLDYQGGLLPDKQAFYLKNGGFFNEHTAYGTKFEREGRKKAPKINFKMLETL from the coding sequence ATGAAAACATTTCTTGGATTGCTCCTATTATTTCTGAGCATACATCTCCCCGGCCAAGCCCGAAACAATGATCTCCGGATTCTTATAGGCGGAAATGCTTACGTCACTGCATACCAGGACGGAGCAAAAATCACCGACAACGGTATTTTAAACTGGACTGACCCAAGCTCCGTTATCAGTATATTTTTTTACGCCGGTGAAGCCGGCTCTTTCGATCTATCTGTATTCGGAAAAGGGCATTCCCGTATAAAAGTCAGTTGTAACGGTCAAAACCGACCGATAACGTTAAATTCGGATTATTATACAGCCATACCGGCAGGAACATTTCAAATCAGTTCACCGGGCTATGTGCGCATCGATCTGCAAGGCCTTAGCAAAGAAGAAGCCAGTTTCGGTATTATCAGGGAACTCATTGTTTCAGAATTGAAAGGAGAAACCCATTACGTAAATAACTTCTCCTCATATTGGGGAAGACGCGGTCCGTCCGTTCATTTAAGCTATACCATGCCGACGGAAACTACGGAATGGTTTTACAATGAAATTACAGTACCCAAAGAAGGTGAAATTCTACACAGTTATTACATGGCCAACGGCTTCGGGGAAGGATACTTCGGTATACAATACAATTCACCGACAGAAAGAAGAGTATTATTTTCAGTATGGAGCCCCTTCAATACCCAAGACCCGAACGAAATACCGGAAGAGGATAAAATCAAAGTATTACGCCGCGGCGAAGACGTTCATATCGGAGAATTCGGGAATGAAGGTTCGGGAGGACAAAGCTATCTGATTTACAACTGGAAAGCGGGTACCACCTACAAATTTTTAACCCACATCAAACCCGACGGGAAAGGAAATACGATTTATACCGCTTATTTCTATGCTACGGACGAAAACCGCTGGAGACTTATCGCTAGTTTTTTACGTCCAAAAACAGACACCTGGTATACCCGGGCCCATTCGTTTTTGGAAAATTTTAATCCGGAACAAGGCTACCTTGCACGCAGCGTTCAGTTCTCCAACCAATGGGCTTTAGGACAAGACGGTATCTGGCGGGAAATGACCGAGGCCGGTTTTACGTATGATGCAACTGCCAACGCGGGTGTACGTTTGGATTACCAGGGCGGTCTTCTCCCGGATAAACAGGCGTTCTACTTAAAAAACGGAGGATTTTTTAATGAGCATACAGCTTATGGGACCAAATTTGAACGGGAAGGCCGGAAAAAAGCTCCGAAAATCAATTTCAAAATGCTGGAAACACTCTGA